The Chanos chanos chromosome 16, fChaCha1.1, whole genome shotgun sequence genome has a window encoding:
- the kcnh4a gene encoding potassium voltage-gated channel subfamily H member 4a: MPVMKGLLAPQNTFLDTIAKRFDGTHSNFLLGNAQGSRGYPIVYCSDGFCDLTGFSRTEVMKKTCKCHFLHGQETSDRVTQQVEKALDGQREFQAEVRYYRKNGSPFWCLLDIVPIKNEKGEVVLFLFSFKDITDSHGRSHHSSRKQDDGPHSRKLSSSHFTRARERGRSVLYHLTSQFTNRSKGKLANNVFSQPTLPEYKVASVQKSRFILLHYSVCKALWDWLILLATFYVAVTVPYNVCFSAPDDGNHDNPDCDSTYRSTIVSDIAVEMLFILDIILNFRTTYVGPAGQVVYDARSICLHYSATWFLLDLIAALPFDLLYAFNVTVTSLVHLLKTVRLLRLLRLLQKLDRYSQYSAVVLTLLMSVFALLAHWLACVWYVIGRKELTSSDPVTWDIGWLQELGKRLETPYTNGTLGGPSMRSAYIASLYFTLSSLTSVGFGNVCANTDGEKIFSICTMLIGALMHAVVFGNVTAIIQRMYSRRSLYHTRMKDLKDFIRVHRLPQQLKQRMLEYFQTTWSVNNGINANELLHDFPDELRADIAMHLNKDILQLPLFSSASRGCLRSLSLHIKTSFCAPGEYLIRHGDALHAQHFVCSGSLEVLKDGMVLAILGKGDLIGADLPGRDQVIKANADVKALTYCDLQYISVRALREVLDLYPEYGNRFSEDIHHNLTYNLREGQARFSRSPRLSQDRSDGSLQLDSKLPFIVEEEEESGQEGSRQPLLSRLGGHQPNLTAMLGEELRHINMLRLCRSPTQGFRGQNPSPQPPANEELSPSPVPVPGVDTSSCHRPAKLLIPSLSCVSPLDLSPRVVDGIEDNGRAFHFNVEQSEVTTSSGVKDPFQVSANLLLETEEVRKSISQLNTEMTHLNQEVSNLTKELHDMMHFLHGHVSLPHFHPSPSPYPPFNLHALSASPTNANVVTSSSDWPSRLNFGMTSGPCLQSEAAGRDSLGPRSSWSGCGGIPAQGRGSVVGQEGDVEHLHRPSSPHASCPHSPCCSDLGRVAALGLENQSSLYQVSRTTPNSPYQGHQPLHPGPSLLGLASAFHGHPGSDSAAPPRAGFGPSIVTPSNTHPLCSHGNLSQSHPSLSLQMAPDLSRPQSGTTTPIHASLTPIGQSQPHTAVSSLTHSDGCNSSLLHFPTGPRQNDLVGSSPIHTHSLIPNPTAEPKRQRD, translated from the exons ATGCCGGTAATGAAGGGGCTCTTGGCCCCTCAGAACACGTTCCTGGACACCATTGCAAAGCGGTTCGACGGCACCC ATAGTAACTTCCTCCTGGGGAATGCCCAGGGTAGCCGTGGTTACCCTATTGTGTACTGCTCAGATGGCTTCTGTGATCTCACTGGGTTCTCGCGGACAGAGGTCATGAAGAAGACGTGTAAGTGTCACTTCCTGCACGGACAGGAAACGAGCGACAGGGTGACGCAGCAGGTCGAGAAAGCCTTGGACGGCCAAAGAGAATTCCAGGCAGAGGTCCGCTACTACAGGAAAAACG gAAGCCCGTTCTGGTGCCTTCTGGATATTGTGCCAATCAAAAATGAGAAGGGAGAAGTggttctcttccttttctccttcaAAGACATCACAGACTCCCACGGCAGGAGTCATCACAGTTCCAGGAAACAGG ATGATGGACCTCACAGTCGGAAACTCAGCAGTTCCCATTTTACTCGAGCCCGCGAGCGTGGGCGGAGCGTCCTGTATCACCTGACCAGTCAATTCACCAATAGGAGCAAAGGCAAACTGGCTAAT AATGTTTTTTCCCAACCCACTCTCCCGGAATACAAGGTGGCGTCGGTCCAGAAGTCCCGCTTCATTCTGCTCCATTACAGCGTCTGCAAGGCCCTCTGGGATTGGCTCATCCTCCTGGCCACCTTCTACGTGGCGGTCACCGTGCCGTACAACGTCTGTTTCTCCGCCCCCGACGACGGTAACCACGACAACCCCGACTGTGACTCCACCTATCGGAGCACAATTGTCAGCGACATAGCCGTGGAGATGCTTTTTATCCTCG ATATCATCTTAAATTTTCGCACCACCTACGTGGGGCCGGCCGGTCAGGTGGTGTACGACGCTCGCTCCATCTGTCTGCACTACTCTGCCACCTGGTTTCTCCTCGACCTCATCGCTGCGCTGCCCTTTGACCTGCTCTACGCATTCAACGTCACCGtc ACCTCCCTGGTCCACCTGTTGAAGACAGTGCGTTTACTGCGGCTCCTGCGTTTGCTGCAGAAGCTGGATCGTTATTCCCAGTATAGCGCTGTGGTACTGACCCTGCTAATGTCAGTCTTTGCTCTGCTGGCTCACTGgctggcgtgtgtgtggtaCGTCATCGGACGCAAAGAGCTCACCAGCAGCGACCCCGTCACCTGGGAcatag GCTGGTTACAGGAGTTGGGGAAGAGGCTGGAGACCCCGTACACAAACGGGACCCTCGGGGGCCCGTCCATGAGGAGCGCCTACATCGCCTCACTCTATTTCACGCTGAGCAGCCTGACCAGCGTGGGCTTCGGGAACGTGTGCGCCAACACCGACGGCGAAAAGATCTTCTCCATCTGCACCATGCTTATCGGCG ctctaATGCATGCGGTGGTGTTTGGGAATGTCACTGCGATCATCCAGCGTATGTATTCGCGCCGCTCGCTCTACCACACGCGCATGAAAGATCTGAAAGACTTCATCCGCGTGCATCGCCTGCCCCAGCAGCTAAAGCAGCGCATGCTTGAGTACTTCCAGACCACCTGGTCTGTCAACAATGGCATCAACGCCAATGAG CTTCTGCATGACTTCCCTGACGAACTTCGCGCAGATATCGCTATGCACCTGAACAAGGACATCCTCCAGTTGCCGCTCTTCTCCTCGGCCAGCAGGGGTTGCCTgcgttctctctccctgcacatTAAGACCTCTTTCTGCGCGCCGGGCGAGTACCTCATTCGCCATGGCGACGCTTTACACGCTCAACACTTCGTCTGTTCTGGGTCTCTGGAAGTGCTTAAGGACGGCATGGTGCTAGCCATTTTGG GTAAGGGAGACCTGATTGGAGCAGATCTGCCTGGTAGGGATCAAGTCATTAAAGCCAATGCAGATGTGAAGGCCCTGACTTACTGTGATCTTCAGTACATCAGTGTCAGAGCTCTACGGGAAGTCCTGGACCTTTACCCTGAATATGGAAATCGATTCTCAGAAGACATACACCATAACCTTACTTATAACCTTAGAGag GGTCAAGCCAGATTCTCCCGCTCCCCTCGGCTCTCTCAG gaTCGTTCTGATGGCTCTTTGCAGCTTGACTCCAAACTGCCCTTCAtcgtggaggaagaggaagagagcggACAGGAGGGGAGTCGGCAGCCTTTGCTCTCACGGTTGGGCGGACATCAGCCCAATCTGACAGCCATGTTGGGGGAGGAGCTTAGACACATCAACATGCTCCGCCTCTGCCGCTCGCCCACTCAGGGCTTCCGGGGCCAAAACCCCTCCCCTCAGCCCCCAGCCAATGAGGAGCTCTCTCCAAGTCCTGTGCCCGTCCCCGGAGTGGACACGAGTTCGTGCCATAGGCCAGCTAAACTGCTCATCCCATCCCTGAGCTGTGTCAGCCCACTGGACCTTAGTCCTAG GGTTGTTGATGGGATAGAGGACAATGGACGTGCTTTTCACTTTAACGTGGAGCAGAGTGAAGTCACGACCAGCTCAGGGGTCAAAG atCCATTCCAGGTGAGTGCAAACTTGCTActggagacagaggaagtgagaaagAGCATCAGCCAACTCAACACAGAG ATGACCCATCTAAACCAAGAGGTGTCTAATCTGACTAAGGAGCTGCACGACATGATGCATTTCCTGCATGGTCACGTGTCCCTTCCCCATTTCCATCCTTCTCCATCTCCTTACCCACCTTTCAACCTGCACGCTCTCTCCGCCTCCCCCACCAATGCCAACGTAGTCACGTCCTCCTCCGACTGGCCGTCGAGGCTGAATTTCGGCATGACCTCTGGTCCTTGCCTCCAGTCCGAGGCTGCCGGAAGGGACTCCTTAGGACCCAGGAGCAGCTGGAGCGGGTGCGGCGGGATTCCGGCTCAGGGGAGGGGTTCCGTGGTGGGACAGGAAGGGGATGTGGAACATCTCCATCGGCCGTCCAGCCCTCACGCCTCCTGCCCCCACTCGCCGTGCTGCTCTGACCTAGGTAGGGTGGCCGCTCTTGGATTGGAGAACCAGTCAAGCCTCTACCAGGTCTCCAGAACAACACCTAACTCCCCCTACCAGGGTCACCAGCCCCTACATCCAGGGCCTTCTCTCCTGGGCCTGGCATCAGCTTTCCATGGTCACCCTGGTTCGGACAGTGCGGCCCCCCCACGGGCTGGGTTTGGACCATCCATCGTCACCCCTAGCAACACTCATCCCTTGTGTTCCCATGGCAACCTGAGCCAATCCCACCCCTCGCTCAGCTTGCAGATGGCTCCCGATCTCTCGAGGCCGCAGTCCGGGACGACCACGCCCATCCACGCGTCGCTCACACCCATTGGCCAATCGCAGCCACACACGGCTGTCAGCTCGCTCACGCATTCCGACGGGTGCAACTCAAGTTTGTTGCACTTTCCCACAGGTCCCAGGCAAAACGACCTGGTGGGATCCAGTCccattcacactcacagtctaATCCCAAACCCCACAGCAGAACCAAAGAGACAAAGGGACTAG
- the hcrt gene encoding hypocretin neuropeptide precursor, with protein sequence MSLGSESTEDANLKRITGMTGVSTKHRGASTLMNIFSTKRLQVLLLITLLAHLTCDAEGVANCCTRKPGACRLFDLLCRDGYKNSTDMAKQIGLLTNDASAGILTLGKRREGERRFQNRLQQLLHGSRNPAAGILTMGKRLERPLKYLINPNKMPDRGSYRRR encoded by the exons ATGTCCCTAGGGAGCGAGAGCACGGAAGACGCAAACCTGAAGCGGATTACTGGAATGACTGGTGTCTCTACAAAGCACAGAGGTGCTTCCACACTCATGAACATTTTCTCGACAAAG AGACTGCAGGTGCTGCTACTCATCACGCTGCTCGCGCACCTCACCTGTGATGCTGAGGGTGTGGCCAACTGCTGCACTCGTAAGCCGGGGGCTTGTCGGCTCTTTGATCTCCTGTGCCGCGATGGCTACAAGAACAGCACCGACATGGCAAAGCAGATCGGTCTTCTGACAAACGATGCTTCCGCAGGGATCCTAACTCTCGGTAAACGGAGGGAGGGTGAGCGTCGATTTCAAAACCGACTGCAGCAGCTCCTGCACGGCTCGCGCAACCCAGCGGCGGGAATCCTGACAATGGGGAAAA GGTTGGAACGTCCTCTCAAGTATCTGATAAACCCGAATAAAATGCCTGACAGGGGTTCGTATCGACGGCGATGA